From a single Brassica rapa cultivar Chiifu-401-42 chromosome A01, CAAS_Brap_v3.01, whole genome shotgun sequence genomic region:
- the LOC103830225 gene encoding serine/threonine-protein kinase tricorner: MEGGADGTVRVGGLNSKPGRGLELESDSAVSSPVTRQKAAAAKQFIENHYKNYLQGLHERMERRREFQRKVQEAQLPVEEQDEMMRNLARRETEYMRLQRRKIGIDDFELLTVIGKGAFGEVRLCRLRSTGEVYAMKKLKKTDMLSRGQVEHVRSERNLLAEVDSRYIVKLFYSFQDSECLYLIMEYLPGGDIMTLLMREDILAEDVARFYIAESILAIHSIHHHNYVHRDIKPDNLILDKSGHLKLSDFGLCKPLDEKYSSLLLEDEEMLSQEAESQSGKSDSDKAPWQMPKEQLLQWKRNRRALAYSTVGTLDYMAPEVLLKKGYGMECDWWSLGAILYEMLVGYPPFCSDDPRITCRKIINWRVCLKFPEEPKISDEARDLICRLLCDVESRLGTRGAEEIKTHPWFNGTQWDKLYEMEAAYRPTVDGELDTQNFEKFPEVEGSASEAPQVGPWRKMLTSKDNNFIGFTFKKSDITRSMENTGTDMKPNGSGDAPSLISLLGRINMEEAESGELNQKT; encoded by the exons ATGGAAGGAGGTGCCGATGGAACCGTCCGCGTCGGTGGTCTGAACTCCAAGCCTGGTCGCGGGCTCGAATTGGAGTCCGATTCCGCGGTTTCCTCCCCGGTGACGCGTCAGAAAGCAGCCGCCGCGAAGCAATTCATCGAGAACCATTACAAGAATTACCTGCAAGGCTTGCACGAGCGTATGGAGAG ACGCAGAGAGTTTCAGAGGAAAGTGCAGGAAGCTCAGCTACCTGTTGAGGAACAGGACGAGATGATGCGGAATCTGGCTCGTCGGGAGACTGAGTACATGAGGCTTCAGAGACGTAAGATTGGGATTGATGACTTCGAGCTCTTGACTGTTATAGGCAAAGGTGCCTTTGGTGAG GTTAGATTATGCCGTTTGAGATCTACAGGCGAGGTTTATGCCATGAAGAAGTTGAAAAAAACTGATATGCTTAGCCGTGGACAG GTTGAGCATGTAAGGTCTGAAAGGAACTTACTTGCGGAGGTTGACAGCCGTTATATTGTGAAGCTTTTCTACTCTTTTCAAGATTCTGAATGTTTGTATCTTATCATGGAGTATTTACCTGGAGGTGACATCATGACTTTACTCATGAGAGAAGACATTCTCGCCGAAGATGTTGCTCGCTTTTATATTGCTGAGAGCATCCTTGCTATCCATTCAATCCATCATCACAACTATGTTCACAG GGACATTAAACCTGATAATTTGATACTGGACAAGAGTGGGCATTTAAAGCTTTCAGATTTTGGTCTATGTAAGCCACTAGATGAGAAGTATTCTTCACTGCTATTAGAAGACGAAGAAATGCTTTCTCAGGAAGCAGAGAGCCAGTCAGGAAAATCAGACTCTGACAAAGCACCCTGGCAAATGCCTAAAGAGCAGTTGCTGCAATGGAAGCGCAATCGCCGTGCATTG GCTTATTCAACCGTTGGAACTCTTGATTACATGGCTCCAGAAGTACTACTAAAGAAAGGATATGGAATGGAATGTGACTGGTGGTCGCTCGGAGCAATTCTGTATGAGATGTTAGTGGGTTATCCCCCATTCTGTTCTGATGACCCCCGTATAACATGCCGCAAG ATAATTAATTGGAGGGTATGTTTGAAATTCCCTGAAGAACCGAAAATATCAGATGAAGCTAGGGACTTGATTTGTCGCTTGCTATGTGATGTTGAGTCAAGGTTGGGAACCAGAGGTGCTGAGGAGATAAAG ACTCATCCGTGGTTCAATGGCACCCAATGGGACAAACTGTATGAAATGGAGGCAGCTTACAGACCAACTGTTGATGGAGAACTAGACACACAAAATTTTGAGAAGTTCCCTGAA GTTGAAGGATCGGCATCTGAAGCACcacaagttggtccttggagaaAG ATGTTGACGTCCAAGGACAATAACTTCATAGGATTTACGTTTAAGAAGTCAGACATCACAAGATCAATGGAAAATACAG GTACGGACATGAAACCAAATGGATCAGGGGACGCCCCGTCATTGATATCATTGTTAG GTCGGATCAATATGGAAGAAGCTGAAAGTGGTGAGTTAAACCAAAAGACATAG
- the LOC103830232 gene encoding gibberellin 20 oxidase 4, producing MECITKLPFNVNETEDSLLTTFDSMVLHDQENQVPQEFVWPDHQKPSPNVPILQVPLIDLAGFLSEDPFLVSEATRLVAEGAKQHGFFLVTNHGVDERLLSSAYTSMDKFFLSPTCEKQKALGEWRESWGYANSYFGKYKKNLPWKEMLSFSFSPEEKTDNHSQIVKDFIIEKMGDGYNDFGRVYQEYAEAMSNLSLKIMELLGMSLGLNRSHFKDFFEDNESILRLNYYPKCKQPDVVLGTGPHCDPTSLTILQQDHVSGLQVLVDNQWHSVPPNPQALVVNIGDTFRALTNGIYKSSLHQAVVNSETERKTIAFFLSPKVDKVVKPPEELEGERVYPDFTWSMLHEFVKKHYKTDENTLEEFTKWLKKAETSNEG from the exons ATGGAATGCATCACAAAGCTCCCTTTCAATGTAAATGAAACCGAAGACAGCCTTTTGACGACCTTTGATTCAATGGTCCTACATGATCAAGAAAACCAAGTACCTCAAGAGTTTGTATGGCCCGACCATCAGAAACCGTCTCCAAACGTTCCAATCCTCCAAGTCCCTCTCATTGACCTTGCTGGCTTCCTCTCCGAGGACCCATTCTTGGTCTCGGAGGCTACAAGACTTGTGGCAGAAGGTGCAAAGCAACATGGTTTCTTCTTGGTCACCAACCATGGAGTCGATGAGAGGCTCCTGTCCAGTGCCTATACATCTATGGACAAATTCTTTTTGTCACCGACTTGTGAGAAACAGAAGGCTCTGGGGGAGTGGCGTGAAAGCTGGGGTTACGCTAATAGCTATTTCGGGAAATACAAGAAGAATCTACCCTGGAAGGAAATGCTGTCGTTTTCTTTCTCCCCGGAGGAGAAGACCGATAACCACTCTCAAATCGTCAAAGATTTCATTATTGAAAAAATGGGTGACGGATACAATGATTTTGG AAGGGTATATCAAGAATACGCCGAGGCCATGAGCAATCTCTCATTGAAGATCATGGAGCTTCTTGGAATGAGTCTTGGCCTTAATAGAAGCCATTTCAAAGATTTTTTTGAAGACAATGAATCGATATTGAGATTGAATTACTATCCAAAGTGCAAGCAACCAGATGTTGTACTAGGGACAGGACCACACTGCGACCCAACCTCTCTAACCATACTTCAACAAGACCACGTCAGTGGTCTTCAAGTTTTAGTGGACAACCAATGGCATTCTGTCCCTCCTAACCCTCAAGCGTTGGTGGTTAACATTGGCGACACTTTCAGG GCTCTTACCAACGGAATATACAAGAGTTCTTTGCATCAGGCGGTAGTGAATAGCGAGACGGAAAGAAAGACAATTGCATTCTTCCTATCTCCAAAAGTGGACAAAGTGGTGAAGCCACCAGAGGAATTAGAAGGTGAAAGAGTGTATCCAGATTTTACATGGTCTATGCTTCATGAGTTCGTAAAGAAACACTATAAAACAGACGAGAACACGCTTGAAGAGTTCACAAAATGGCTCAAAAAGGCGGAAACCTCTAATGAAGGATAA
- the LOC103830239 gene encoding defensin-like protein 245, translated as MRLAAIFLACCILSSLLPSHFSQGEELSVTAGQIKPWCPSKKQAFSGSCSNDGAQQCVNDLLNTWYPYVRLSPISCTCTSQANNMRLCSCPNMICK; from the exons atgagGTTGGCTGCAATCTTCTTGGCTTGTTGTATCTTATCCTCTTTACTCCCAAGCCACTTCTCTCAAG GTGAAGAACTAAGTGTGACTGCTGGGCAGATAAAGCCGTGGTGCCCATCAAAAAAACAAGCGTTCAGTGGTTCATGCTCAAATGATGGAGCACAACAATGTGTAAATGACTTGTTAAATACTTGGTATCCATATGTAAGGCTTAGCCCAATCTCCTGCACTTGCACTTCTCAGGCTAACAACATGCGTCTCTGTAGTTGTCCTAATATGATTTGCAAATAA
- the LOC117126863 gene encoding uncharacterized protein LOC117126863 — MANSCTVLANLRAGRCSNVEEVRFLRFCEAKNINKRGQLMSLEMLLIDEHSTLVQGSVPASLQLTFRGRLTEGSVYTLSGFDVTRSNPKLRIKKSCHNEEAEPPCKLSSSIYYGGQEKKFFYNDYHHRYLQERWRGRRFQKRITRKLVRRVALLLTCTACHAILNLATTKGIMRHHDIYIYKEI, encoded by the exons ATGGCTAATTCATGCACTGTTCTTGCTAACTTGAGAGCCGGGAGATGCTCCAACGTGGAGGAGGTCCGTTTTCTGAGATTCTGTGAGGCCAAGAACATCAACAAAAGGGGACAACTGATGAGCCTTGAGATGTTATTGATTGATGAGCAT TCTACGCTGGTCCAAGGGTCTGTTCCTGCGTCCTTACAACTAACGTTTAGGGGGCGTTTGACCGAAGGATCGGTGTACACCTTAAGTGGGTTCGATGTCACACGCAGCAACCCAAAATTAAGGATAAAAAAGAGTTGCCATAATGAAGAAGCAGAACCACCATGCAAGTTAAGCTCTTCCATTTACTATGGAggccaagaaaaaaaattcttttacaACGACTACCACCATAGATACT TACAAGAGAGATGGAGAGGAAGGCGATTCCAAAAGCGCATCACGAGGAAACTGGTGAGAAG GGTTGCTTTATTACTAACATGCACTGCATGTCATGCAATCCTGAATCTAGCAACTACTAAg GGAATTATGAGACATCatgatatctatatatataaagaaat tTAG
- the LOC103830248 gene encoding putative transferase At1g60990, chloroplastic isoform X1 — translation MKMAGLSHITATATALLPCFYNGTILRRSSLRLRNGGSREPKLRLRCVSPSEFDFSPPPIDHDLLDTISVGGGIVSEDGVVESFDNDDEALDAFDNGVVVVDLSHFGRIRVSGDDRLHFLHNQTTANFECLNEGQVIVFIIECRLLNSSNHFCGYVCSFLKGCDTVFVTPTARTIDIAHAWIMKNAIMLMVSPTTCQSIIEMLNKYIFFADKVDIKDITKQTCLFALAGPKCNQIMSKLNLGDLIGQPYGKHQHYTFDGMPITVGVGSLISDEGFTMLMSPAGAVSVWKTLLSEGAVPMGSEAWEKLRVLQGRPAPERELSKEFNVLEAGLWNSISLNKGCYKGQETIARLITYDGIKQRLCGLELSAQAEPGSTITFDGKKVGKLTSYTRGRNGSSHFGLGYIKKQAASVGTTVTIGEDISGIVAEVPYLSRQHPPTNPTS, via the exons ATGAAGATGGCTGGCCTTAGCCATATCACCGCGACTGCTACAGCCCTGCTTCCATGTTTCTACAACGGGACCATTCTTAGACGCAGCTCCCTTCGTCTCCGAAATGGTGGCTCTCGAGAACCGAAGCTTCGGCTCCGATGCGTCTCGCCTTCCGAATTTGATTTCTCGCCGCCTCCGATCGATCACGATCTCCTc GATACAATTAGTGTGGGTGGAGGGATAGTGTCAGAAGATGGTGTTGTTGAGAGTTTTGATAACGACGATGAGGCTTTGGATGCTTTTGATAACGGAGTCGTG GTCGTTGACCTCTCGCATTTTGGCAGAATACGAG TTAGTGGAGATGACCGCCTTCATTTCCTTCACAACCAAACTACTGCAAATTTTGAATGCCTTAACGAAGGACAGGTGATTGTTTTTATCATCGAGTGTAGATTGTTGAACTCTAGTAACCACTTTTGTGGATATGTTTGCTCGTTTCTCAAGGGGTGTGACACTGTGTTCGTTACCCCAACTGCAAGAACGATCGATATTGCACATGCCTGGATAATG AAAAACGCAATAATGCTAATGGTTTCTCCAACGACGTGCCAAAGCATAATTGAGATGCTAAATAA GTATATCTTTTTTGCTGATAAAGTAGATATCAAGGATATCACCAAGCAAACTTGCTTATTTGCTTTAGCAGGACCCAAGTGTAACCAA ATTATGTCTAAACTGAATCTGGGAGATCTTATTGGGCAGCCATATGGCAAACATCAGCACTATACT TTCGATGGAATGCCAATTACAGTTGGGGTCGGGAGTCTTATTTCAGATGAAGGCTTTACCATGTTAATGTCACCTGCTGGTGCTGTTTCAGTCTGGAAGACTCTTCTATCTGAAGGTGCCGTTCCAATGGGTTCTGAGGCCTGGGAGAAACTTAGAGTCCTTCAAG GAAGGCCAGCACCTGAGAGAGAACTCAGCAAGGAATTCAATGTTCTGGAAGCGGGTTTGTGGAACTCAATCTCTTTGAACAAAG GATGTTATAAGGGGCAGGAGACTATTGCAAGACTTATAACATATGATGGAATCAAACAAAGGTTGTGTGGACTTGAACTCTCTGCACAAGCAGAACCCGGCAGCACCATCACATTCGACGGGAAAAAG GTGGGGAAGCTAACTAGCTACACTAGGGGAAGAAACGGATCAAGCCATTTCGGTTTAGGGTACATCAAGAAACAAGCAGCCTCAGTTGGAACCACAGTGACTATAGGGGAAGACATTTCTGGGATAGTTGCTGAAGTCCCTTATCTATCCCGGCAACATCCTCCAACCAACCCAACTTCTTGA
- the LOC103830248 gene encoding putative transferase At1g60990, chloroplastic isoform X2, with protein MKMAGLSHITATATALLPCFYNGTILRRSSLRLRNGGSREPKLRLRCVSPSEFDFSPPPIDHDLLDTISVGGGIVSEDGVVESFDNDDEALDAFDNGVVVVDLSHFGRIRVSGDDRLHFLHNQTTANFECLNEGQGCDTVFVTPTARTIDIAHAWIMKNAIMLMVSPTTCQSIIEMLNKYIFFADKVDIKDITKQTCLFALAGPKCNQIMSKLNLGDLIGQPYGKHQHYTFDGMPITVGVGSLISDEGFTMLMSPAGAVSVWKTLLSEGAVPMGSEAWEKLRVLQGRPAPERELSKEFNVLEAGLWNSISLNKGCYKGQETIARLITYDGIKQRLCGLELSAQAEPGSTITFDGKKVGKLTSYTRGRNGSSHFGLGYIKKQAASVGTTVTIGEDISGIVAEVPYLSRQHPPTNPTS; from the exons ATGAAGATGGCTGGCCTTAGCCATATCACCGCGACTGCTACAGCCCTGCTTCCATGTTTCTACAACGGGACCATTCTTAGACGCAGCTCCCTTCGTCTCCGAAATGGTGGCTCTCGAGAACCGAAGCTTCGGCTCCGATGCGTCTCGCCTTCCGAATTTGATTTCTCGCCGCCTCCGATCGATCACGATCTCCTc GATACAATTAGTGTGGGTGGAGGGATAGTGTCAGAAGATGGTGTTGTTGAGAGTTTTGATAACGACGATGAGGCTTTGGATGCTTTTGATAACGGAGTCGTG GTCGTTGACCTCTCGCATTTTGGCAGAATACGAG TTAGTGGAGATGACCGCCTTCATTTCCTTCACAACCAAACTACTGCAAATTTTGAATGCCTTAACGAAGGACAG GGGTGTGACACTGTGTTCGTTACCCCAACTGCAAGAACGATCGATATTGCACATGCCTGGATAATG AAAAACGCAATAATGCTAATGGTTTCTCCAACGACGTGCCAAAGCATAATTGAGATGCTAAATAA GTATATCTTTTTTGCTGATAAAGTAGATATCAAGGATATCACCAAGCAAACTTGCTTATTTGCTTTAGCAGGACCCAAGTGTAACCAA ATTATGTCTAAACTGAATCTGGGAGATCTTATTGGGCAGCCATATGGCAAACATCAGCACTATACT TTCGATGGAATGCCAATTACAGTTGGGGTCGGGAGTCTTATTTCAGATGAAGGCTTTACCATGTTAATGTCACCTGCTGGTGCTGTTTCAGTCTGGAAGACTCTTCTATCTGAAGGTGCCGTTCCAATGGGTTCTGAGGCCTGGGAGAAACTTAGAGTCCTTCAAG GAAGGCCAGCACCTGAGAGAGAACTCAGCAAGGAATTCAATGTTCTGGAAGCGGGTTTGTGGAACTCAATCTCTTTGAACAAAG GATGTTATAAGGGGCAGGAGACTATTGCAAGACTTATAACATATGATGGAATCAAACAAAGGTTGTGTGGACTTGAACTCTCTGCACAAGCAGAACCCGGCAGCACCATCACATTCGACGGGAAAAAG GTGGGGAAGCTAACTAGCTACACTAGGGGAAGAAACGGATCAAGCCATTTCGGTTTAGGGTACATCAAGAAACAAGCAGCCTCAGTTGGAACCACAGTGACTATAGGGGAAGACATTTCTGGGATAGTTGCTGAAGTCCCTTATCTATCCCGGCAACATCCTCCAACCAACCCAACTTCTTGA